A window of Chitinophaga sp. MM2321 contains these coding sequences:
- a CDS encoding NAD(P)-dependent alcohol dehydrogenase yields MTETKGYAVQNATAPLGPWNFERREVGPHDVQIEILYCGVCHSDIHQVRNEWGNSSYPMVPGHEIVGRITKVGDHVTNFKVGDLAGIGCFVDSCRVCDPCKAGEEQYCVTGGASTYNGLEMDRKTPTYGGYSTRIVADEKYTLKISDKLPLEGVAPLLCAGITTYSPLRHWKVGKGHKVAVLGLGGLGHMAVKLAASFGAEVTMLSTSPSKEADAKRLGAHHFSLINDQAHMKQLQGQFDFIINTVSAPHDYSTFLNLLNLNGVMICLGVPPAPSVVPAFNLIMGRRSIAGSLIGGIRETQEMLDYCAEHNITSDVEVIDIKDINTAYERMLKGDVKYRFVIDIASLNQD; encoded by the coding sequence ATGACTGAAACCAAAGGTTACGCTGTACAAAATGCCACCGCCCCGCTCGGCCCCTGGAACTTTGAGCGCAGAGAAGTTGGTCCGCACGACGTACAGATTGAAATTTTATATTGCGGTGTATGCCATTCAGATATACACCAGGTTAGAAATGAATGGGGTAATTCCAGTTACCCGATGGTACCCGGCCACGAAATAGTAGGGCGGATTACCAAAGTAGGCGATCATGTGACCAACTTTAAAGTGGGTGACCTCGCAGGAATAGGTTGCTTTGTTGACTCCTGCCGTGTGTGCGATCCCTGCAAAGCAGGCGAGGAACAGTATTGTGTAACAGGTGGCGCCAGCACGTACAACGGCCTGGAAATGGACCGTAAAACGCCTACCTATGGCGGCTATTCCACCCGGATTGTAGCGGATGAAAAATACACCCTGAAAATTTCTGATAAGTTACCACTGGAAGGTGTGGCGCCGTTGCTTTGCGCAGGCATCACTACTTATTCCCCGCTGCGCCACTGGAAAGTAGGCAAAGGGCATAAAGTAGCAGTACTGGGCCTCGGTGGTCTGGGGCACATGGCGGTAAAACTGGCGGCTTCATTTGGCGCAGAAGTAACCATGCTGAGTACCTCTCCCTCCAAGGAAGCAGATGCTAAAAGGCTGGGCGCACATCACTTCTCGCTGATCAATGATCAGGCGCACATGAAGCAACTGCAAGGCCAGTTTGATTTCATTATCAACACGGTATCTGCCCCGCACGATTACAGTACTTTCCTCAATCTGCTCAACCTGAATGGCGTGATGATCTGTCTGGGCGTACCTCCGGCGCCCTCTGTAGTACCCGCTTTCAACCTCATTATGGGCCGCAGGAGTATAGCCGGTTCACTGATAGGCGGTATCCGTGAAACACAGGAAATGCTGGACTATTGCGCCGAACACAATATCACCAGCGATGTGGAAGTAATTGATATAAAAGATATCAATACTGCTTACGAGCGGATGTTGAAAGGAGATGTGAAATATAGATTTGTGATTGATATCGCCAGCCTTAACCAGGATTAA
- the ilvA gene encoding threonine ammonia-lyase IlvA codes for MSEVISSVNSLNILDAAVKLKPVVNRTPLMYSANLSRRYNCDVYLKREDMQLVRSYKLRGAYNLLSSLPAHVLANGVTCASAGNHAQGFAYACKAMNIKGVVFMPIITPKQKVNQVNMFGGDNIEIRLIGDTFDDCSAEAQAFTITNGMTFIPPFDNAKIIEGQGTVAVEILEDQPVIDYLFVPVGGGGLAAGVGTYFKTYSPHTHIIGVEPEGAPSMLRAMENGGPVTLDEIERFVDGAAVKRVGTLNYEICREVLDKMHLVPEGMVCSTILKLYNEDAIVVEPAGALSIAALEGFSEEIKGKKVVCVISGGNNDIDRMQEIKERSLLYEGLKHYFIVRFAQRPGALREFVNNILGPTDDITRFEYIQKHNKEIGPALVGVELKNKEDYDILIANFRKYNFQFTELNKDDNLFSYLV; via the coding sequence ATGTCTGAAGTAATAAGTAGTGTAAACTCCCTCAATATCCTGGATGCGGCCGTAAAGCTGAAACCGGTTGTAAACCGTACCCCGCTTATGTATAGCGCCAATCTCTCCCGGCGCTATAACTGTGACGTATATCTGAAAAGAGAGGATATGCAACTGGTACGCTCCTATAAATTACGCGGCGCATATAACCTCCTCAGCAGTCTGCCTGCTCATGTATTGGCAAATGGCGTTACCTGCGCCAGCGCCGGTAACCATGCCCAGGGCTTTGCTTATGCATGTAAAGCCATGAACATTAAAGGCGTGGTATTCATGCCCATCATCACACCCAAACAAAAAGTAAACCAGGTGAATATGTTTGGCGGCGACAACATCGAAATACGCCTCATTGGCGATACTTTTGATGATTGCTCTGCCGAAGCACAGGCATTTACCATCACAAACGGTATGACCTTCATTCCCCCGTTTGACAATGCAAAAATTATAGAAGGACAAGGCACTGTAGCCGTAGAGATCCTCGAAGATCAACCGGTCATAGATTATCTTTTTGTACCTGTTGGCGGCGGTGGGCTGGCTGCCGGTGTGGGTACCTATTTTAAAACCTATAGTCCGCATACACACATCATCGGCGTAGAGCCGGAAGGCGCTCCTTCCATGCTGCGCGCCATGGAAAATGGCGGTCCCGTTACACTGGATGAAATTGAACGCTTCGTTGACGGCGCTGCCGTAAAAAGAGTAGGTACGCTCAACTATGAAATATGCCGGGAAGTACTGGACAAAATGCACCTGGTACCGGAAGGCATGGTGTGCTCCACTATCCTGAAATTATATAATGAAGATGCCATCGTGGTAGAACCGGCAGGAGCCTTGTCTATAGCGGCGCTGGAAGGTTTTTCGGAAGAAATAAAAGGCAAGAAGGTAGTATGCGTGATCAGCGGTGGTAATAATGATATTGACCGCATGCAGGAAATAAAAGAACGTTCCCTGCTCTACGAAGGATTGAAACATTATTTTATTGTACGTTTCGCGCAACGTCCCGGCGCACTGAGAGAGTTTGTAAATAATATTCTTGGCCCCACAGACGACATCACCCGGTTTGAATATATACAAAAACACAATAAGGAAATAGGGCCGGCACTGGTAGGCGTAGAGCTGAAAAACAAGGAAGACTATGACATCCTTATCGCCAATTTCAGAAAATATAATTTTCAGTTTACAGAACTGAATAAAGACGATAACCTGTTCAGCTACCTCGTCTGA
- the ilvC gene encoding ketol-acid reductoisomerase: MATINFGGVLEQVVTREEFPMEKAREVLKNEVIAVIGYGVQGPGQALNLKDNGFNVIVGQRKNSKTWDKAVADGWVPGETLFDIEEAAQKGTILQFLLSDAGQITLWPTLKKHLTPGKALYFSHGFGITYKEQTGIIPPADVDVILVAPKGSGTSLRRLFLAGQGLNSSYAIFQDATGRAKERVVALGIGVGSGYLFETDFRKEVFSDLTGERGSLMGCIQGIFAAQYETLRKNGHSPSEAFNETVEELTQSLMPLVAENGMDWMYANCSTTAQRGALDWWKKFKSATQPVFDELYASVAAGKEAARSIASNSTPDYREKLNEELKELRESEMWQAGAAVRKLRPNNA, encoded by the coding sequence ATGGCAACCATCAATTTTGGAGGGGTACTCGAACAAGTAGTAACCAGGGAAGAATTCCCTATGGAAAAAGCAAGGGAAGTGCTGAAGAACGAAGTGATAGCAGTAATAGGTTATGGTGTACAAGGCCCCGGCCAGGCACTGAATCTGAAAGACAACGGCTTCAATGTTATCGTAGGACAACGTAAAAATTCCAAAACCTGGGATAAAGCAGTTGCTGATGGCTGGGTTCCGGGCGAAACATTATTCGATATCGAAGAAGCAGCACAGAAAGGTACCATTCTTCAGTTCCTGTTGTCTGATGCAGGACAGATCACCCTCTGGCCTACCCTGAAAAAACACCTCACTCCTGGTAAAGCACTGTACTTCTCCCACGGATTTGGTATCACGTATAAAGAACAGACAGGTATTATTCCTCCTGCTGATGTAGATGTAATCCTGGTAGCACCTAAAGGCTCCGGTACTTCCCTGCGTCGCCTGTTCCTCGCTGGTCAGGGTCTGAATTCCAGCTACGCTATCTTCCAGGATGCTACCGGCCGCGCTAAAGAACGCGTAGTAGCACTGGGTATCGGCGTTGGTTCCGGTTACCTGTTTGAAACAGATTTCAGAAAAGAAGTATTCTCCGATCTCACCGGCGAACGTGGTTCACTGATGGGTTGTATCCAGGGTATCTTCGCAGCACAATACGAAACACTGCGTAAAAATGGTCACTCTCCTTCTGAAGCATTCAATGAAACAGTAGAAGAACTGACGCAGTCACTCATGCCACTGGTAGCAGAAAACGGTATGGACTGGATGTATGCCAACTGCTCTACTACAGCGCAACGTGGTGCACTCGACTGGTGGAAAAAATTCAAATCCGCTACTCAGCCCGTATTTGATGAACTGTACGCCAGCGTAGCAGCAGGTAAAGAAGCTGCCCGTTCTATCGCTTCCAACAGTACTCCGGATTACCGCGAAAAACTGAACGAAGAACTGAAAGAACTGCGCGAAAGCGAAATGTGGCAGGCAGGTGCGGCTGTACGTAAACTGCGCCCTAACAACGCTTAA
- the ilvN gene encoding acetolactate synthase small subunit, with protein sequence MQKEYTVTVYTEDRIGITNRITIIFTRRGINITSLTTAETEIPGVYKFIITVMSTREKLDKVIGQIERLIEIHRAFVHEEEEVVYQELALYKISTKSLHNGDIEKLIRENHARILTITADYFVIEKTGHQQELTDFIKKLEPYGLIEYSKSGRVAIVKWSRRFHEHLKDLQASRATV encoded by the coding sequence ATGCAAAAAGAATATACAGTAACGGTATATACGGAAGATCGTATCGGTATCACCAACCGTATCACCATTATATTTACCCGCAGAGGCATCAATATCACCAGCCTTACTACGGCTGAAACAGAAATTCCCGGTGTGTATAAGTTCATCATAACGGTGATGTCTACACGTGAGAAACTGGATAAGGTGATCGGTCAGATAGAAAGACTGATCGAAATACACCGTGCCTTTGTACATGAGGAAGAAGAAGTGGTGTACCAGGAGCTGGCATTGTATAAAATATCTACCAAATCATTACACAACGGAGATATAGAAAAACTGATCCGCGAAAATCATGCGCGTATCCTGACGATCACTGCTGACTATTTTGTCATTGAAAAAACAGGCCACCAGCAGGAGTTGACAGACTTTATCAAAAAACTGGAGCCATACGGACTGATAGAATATTCAAAGAGCGGAAGGGTGGCCATTGTAAAATGGAGCCGCCGTTTCCATGAACATCTGAAAGATCTGCAGGCGAGCAGGGCTACCGTGTAG
- the ilvB gene encoding biosynthetic-type acetolactate synthase large subunit has product MQQKDVLLMKTEKVDQQVAAKPVITGSEAVIRSLIAEGVETIFGYPGGAIMPIYDALYDFQDKVHHILVRHEQGATHAAQGYARSSGKVGVAFATSGPGATNLVTGLADAYMDSTPMVCITGQVAASLLGTDAFQETDVIGITMPITKWNIQVTRQEDIPEAMAKAFYIARSGRPGPVLVDITKNAQFGEFEYEYKPCNYIRSYQPVPQLKPEAVQEAAALINGAKKPFILCGHGVLLSGAEKELIALAEKAQIPVASTLLGLSAVPVDHPMYVGMLGMHGNYGPNMLTGECDVLIAVGMRFDDRVTGDISSYASKAKVIHIEIDAAEINKIITADVAVHADAKTALQALLTEVKPAEHAAWLAEFRDADKKEYDKVQHRELFPEEGELKMAEVIRLISEKTKGEAVLVTDVGQHQMVASRYYRFKNPNTNITSGGMGTMGFSLPAAMGAKMGTPEKEVVAIIGDGCFQMTLQELATIHQSKIGVKIVILNNNFLGMVRQWQQLFFDKRYSSTEMVNPDFVQVAKGFYIPGKKVTTRENISAAIDEMLAHKGAYLLEVVVEKEDNVFPMVPAGAPVSAIRLE; this is encoded by the coding sequence ATGCAACAGAAGGATGTGTTACTGATGAAGACTGAGAAGGTAGACCAACAGGTAGCCGCTAAGCCTGTTATCACCGGTTCTGAAGCGGTAATCCGCTCGCTGATAGCAGAAGGCGTGGAAACCATATTTGGTTATCCGGGTGGAGCTATCATGCCTATTTATGATGCGCTGTACGATTTTCAGGACAAAGTTCATCATATACTTGTAAGACATGAACAGGGTGCTACGCACGCTGCTCAGGGATATGCACGCAGTTCGGGTAAAGTGGGTGTGGCTTTTGCTACCTCCGGCCCCGGCGCTACCAACCTGGTAACAGGCTTGGCTGATGCTTACATGGATAGCACCCCTATGGTCTGCATCACCGGTCAGGTGGCTGCATCCCTGCTGGGTACAGATGCTTTCCAGGAAACAGACGTGATCGGTATTACCATGCCTATCACCAAATGGAATATCCAGGTTACCCGCCAGGAAGATATTCCGGAAGCAATGGCCAAAGCATTTTATATCGCCCGTAGCGGCCGCCCCGGCCCGGTACTGGTAGATATTACCAAGAATGCACAGTTTGGTGAATTTGAATACGAGTACAAACCATGCAATTATATCCGCAGCTACCAACCCGTGCCCCAGCTGAAGCCGGAAGCGGTACAGGAAGCAGCGGCATTGATCAACGGTGCTAAAAAGCCCTTCATCCTTTGTGGTCATGGCGTATTGCTGTCAGGTGCTGAAAAGGAACTGATTGCACTGGCAGAAAAAGCACAGATCCCTGTAGCTTCCACCCTGCTGGGCCTCTCCGCAGTACCTGTAGATCATCCGATGTATGTAGGTATGCTCGGTATGCACGGTAACTATGGTCCGAATATGCTCACCGGCGAATGCGATGTACTCATCGCCGTAGGGATGCGCTTCGATGACCGTGTAACCGGCGATATATCCAGTTATGCCAGCAAAGCAAAAGTGATCCACATTGAAATAGATGCAGCGGAAATCAACAAGATCATTACAGCAGATGTAGCCGTACATGCGGATGCAAAAACTGCCTTGCAGGCGTTGCTGACGGAAGTAAAACCGGCAGAACATGCAGCATGGCTGGCTGAATTCCGCGATGCAGATAAAAAGGAATACGATAAAGTACAGCATCGTGAACTGTTTCCGGAAGAAGGAGAGCTGAAGATGGCGGAAGTAATTCGTCTCATCTCAGAAAAAACAAAAGGGGAAGCAGTACTGGTAACAGATGTAGGACAACACCAGATGGTAGCCTCCCGCTACTATCGCTTCAAAAACCCAAATACCAACATCACCTCCGGTGGTATGGGTACCATGGGCTTTTCGTTGCCGGCAGCTATGGGCGCCAAAATGGGTACACCTGAAAAAGAAGTGGTAGCCATCATCGGCGACGGTTGTTTTCAGATGACACTCCAGGAACTGGCCACTATCCATCAATCCAAGATCGGGGTGAAGATCGTGATCCTGAACAACAACTTCCTCGGCATGGTTCGCCAGTGGCAGCAGTTGTTCTTCGACAAACGTTATTCATCTACCGAAATGGTAAATCCGGATTTCGTACAGGTAGCAAAAGGATTTTATATCCCCGGTAAGAAAGTAACAACAAGAGAGAATATCTCTGCAGCGATAGACGAAATGCTGGCACACAAAGGCGCATATCTGCTGGAAGTGGTGGTAGAAAAAGAAGATAACGTATTCCCGATGGTGCCGGCGGGCGCACCTGTTTCCGCCATCAGGCTGGAATAG
- the ilvD gene encoding dihydroxy-acid dehydratase, translating into MELNKYSKTITQDPTQPAAQAQLYGIGLTEEDLKKAQVGIASMGYDGNTCNMHLNDLAKDVKKGVWDNNLVGLIFNTIGVSDGISNGTPGMRYSLVSRDLIADSIETVCGAQYYDALITVPGCDKNMPGSLMAMGRLNRPSIMVYGGTIAPGKYKGQDLNIISAFEALGQKMAGKLDEGDFKGIVQNSCPGAGACGGMYTANTMSAAIEALGMSLPYSSSNPALSKEKKEECIAAGQYIRLLLERDIKPKDIMTKEAFENAITVIMALGGSTNAVLHFIAIAKSVGISVRLEDFQRVSDKTPLIADLKPSGKYLMEDLHNIGGVPMVMKYLLKQGRLNGDCLTVTGKTIAENLESVPDIDFTTQDIIVPLEKPLKVNGHIQILYGNLAEQGAVAKITGKEGELFIGPARVFDGEFELIAGIQSGRVKEGDVVVIRQVGPKGAPGMPEMLKPTSAIMGVGLGKSVALITDGRFSGGTHGFVVGHITPEAYEGGTIALVKDNDIIKIDAVNNTIDVEISDEELAARRAQWTQPALKATNGILFKYAKLVKNATEGCVTDED; encoded by the coding sequence ATGGAATTAAATAAATATAGCAAAACGATTACACAGGACCCTACGCAGCCAGCTGCGCAGGCGCAGTTATACGGAATAGGATTGACAGAGGAAGACCTGAAAAAGGCACAGGTAGGTATTGCTAGCATGGGTTACGATGGTAATACCTGCAACATGCACCTGAACGACCTCGCCAAAGATGTGAAAAAAGGTGTCTGGGACAATAACCTGGTCGGACTCATCTTCAATACTATCGGTGTAAGCGATGGTATCAGCAATGGTACCCCCGGTATGCGCTACTCCCTGGTAAGCCGTGATCTGATTGCAGATTCCATTGAAACTGTTTGTGGTGCACAATACTATGATGCACTGATCACCGTACCCGGCTGCGATAAAAACATGCCCGGTTCCCTGATGGCGATGGGTCGTCTCAATCGCCCGTCTATCATGGTGTACGGCGGTACTATCGCGCCAGGTAAATATAAAGGACAAGATCTTAACATTATATCCGCTTTCGAAGCACTGGGCCAGAAAATGGCAGGTAAACTCGACGAAGGCGATTTCAAAGGCATTGTACAGAACTCCTGCCCCGGTGCAGGTGCCTGTGGCGGTATGTATACGGCTAATACCATGTCTGCAGCCATTGAAGCATTGGGTATGAGCCTGCCCTACAGCTCCTCCAACCCTGCGCTGAGCAAAGAGAAAAAAGAGGAATGCATCGCTGCCGGTCAATATATCCGTTTGCTTCTGGAAAGAGATATCAAACCCAAAGATATCATGACCAAGGAAGCATTTGAAAACGCGATCACCGTAATCATGGCACTGGGTGGCAGCACCAACGCGGTATTGCACTTCATTGCTATCGCAAAATCAGTAGGCATATCGGTGAGACTGGAAGATTTCCAGCGTGTAAGTGATAAAACCCCGCTGATAGCAGATCTTAAACCAAGTGGTAAATACCTGATGGAAGACCTGCACAACATCGGCGGCGTTCCAATGGTGATGAAATACCTGCTCAAACAAGGACGACTAAACGGCGATTGCCTGACGGTAACGGGTAAAACCATTGCTGAAAACCTGGAGAGCGTACCAGATATCGACTTCACCACACAGGATATCATCGTACCACTGGAAAAACCATTGAAAGTAAATGGTCATATCCAGATCTTATATGGCAACCTGGCCGAACAGGGCGCTGTTGCAAAAATCACCGGTAAGGAAGGAGAGCTCTTCATAGGCCCTGCCCGCGTATTTGACGGCGAATTTGAACTGATCGCAGGTATCCAGTCCGGCAGGGTGAAAGAAGGAGACGTGGTCGTCATCCGCCAGGTGGGTCCAAAAGGCGCTCCCGGCATGCCCGAAATGCTGAAACCTACCAGCGCCATTATGGGCGTAGGCTTAGGCAAAAGCGTGGCACTTATCACCGATGGCCGCTTCTCAGGAGGTACACATGGCTTTGTGGTAGGACATATCACACCGGAAGCCTATGAAGGAGGAACTATCGCACTGGTAAAAGACAACGATATCATCAAAATAGACGCCGTAAACAATACGATCGATGTGGAGATCAGTGACGAAGAGCTGGCAGCCCGCAGGGCGCAGTGGACGCAACCCGCATTGAAAGCAACTAATGGAATCCTATTTAAGTACGCAAAACTTGTAAAAAATGCAACAGAAGGATGTGTTACTGATGAAGACTGA
- a CDS encoding branched-chain amino acid transaminase: MYSYYNDNTFLYLDGEFRKASSATTDLFGQSLHYGYAVFEGIRAYKTANGSVKIFKAKEHFDRLQRSCELIHIPYKFDNEELIAACYKVLEMNNMEEAYIRPLVFCPPNMTLKGASESRILICAWEWGAYLGEKLLRVMTSSYERPNPKAFKIESKSSGLYVNSILASQEAKAKGYDEALLLDMNGYVAEGPGANIFFEKDGKLYTPPAGNILPGITRATVIELCQELNIPLEEKLFTIAELREAEAVFFCGTAAELIGIDSLDDQHFSKPWATSLGKLLQQAYKARVLEESFEPEVHLV, translated from the coding sequence ATGTATAGCTACTACAACGACAACACATTTCTTTACCTCGACGGTGAATTCCGTAAAGCCTCTTCGGCCACAACAGATCTGTTCGGCCAATCATTACACTACGGGTATGCTGTATTTGAAGGAATCCGCGCCTATAAAACAGCGAACGGATCAGTAAAAATTTTTAAAGCAAAAGAACATTTCGACCGCCTGCAACGCTCTTGCGAATTGATCCACATCCCCTATAAATTTGATAACGAGGAGCTTATCGCCGCCTGTTATAAAGTGCTGGAGATGAATAATATGGAAGAAGCCTACATCCGCCCGCTCGTATTCTGTCCACCGAATATGACCCTGAAAGGCGCCTCCGAATCGCGTATCCTGATATGCGCCTGGGAATGGGGGGCGTACCTGGGTGAGAAGCTCCTGCGCGTAATGACTTCCTCCTACGAGCGACCCAATCCCAAAGCATTCAAAATAGAATCCAAATCGTCGGGTTTATATGTAAACTCAATACTGGCCTCGCAGGAAGCAAAAGCAAAGGGTTACGATGAAGCATTACTCCTGGATATGAATGGTTACGTAGCAGAAGGCCCCGGCGCCAACATCTTCTTTGAAAAAGACGGCAAACTCTACACCCCTCCCGCCGGTAACATCCTTCCAGGTATCACCCGCGCCACTGTTATCGAACTTTGCCAGGAACTTAACATCCCCCTCGAAGAAAAGCTGTTTACCATCGCTGAATTAAGAGAAGCAGAAGCCGTTTTCTTCTGTGGCACCGCCGCAGAGCTGATTGGCATCGATTCGCTGGATGATCAGCATTTCAGCAAGCCCTGGGCTACTTCATTGGGGAAACTATTACAACAGGCTTATAAAGCCAGGGTGCTGGAGGAATCATTTGAACCCGAAGTGCACCTGGTCTGA
- a CDS encoding aminoglycoside phosphotransferase family protein, whose translation MEITPNKLILQAFGLEPEGLHVRKFGSGHINNTFLLEKKLDGSKYVLQKINVNVFREPWIIATNQRMAADYLAVHHPGYLFITPIPTVNGEELFVMDNEYWRMIPFIADSVTVDQADNPKQAFEAAKQFGRLANYLSGVDLKPFKASIPNFHNLTLRYSAFQEAIRNAKEDRKEAAGEMIEDFLRYSDIAVTYEQLKTNPEFRDHLMHCDTKINNVLLNKDTYEGICVCDLDTLMPGKIISDLGDMVRTYVCPVSEEEKDVSQIIIREEYFEALMQGYLGEIGGTLTKVEKEQLFFAGKFMIYMQGIRFLSDYLNGDVYYPVKYADHNYDRALNQLVLLQRLIEKEATLQAIIDKCLHVSQQV comes from the coding sequence ATGGAAATAACACCCAACAAACTGATCCTTCAGGCTTTTGGACTGGAGCCTGAAGGATTGCATGTCCGAAAATTCGGATCAGGACACATCAATAACACTTTTCTGCTCGAAAAGAAGCTGGACGGCAGCAAATACGTTTTACAGAAAATCAATGTAAACGTATTCAGGGAACCTTGGATAATCGCCACCAATCAACGTATGGCCGCTGATTATCTCGCAGTACATCATCCGGGGTATCTGTTTATTACGCCCATCCCCACCGTAAACGGGGAAGAGCTCTTTGTAATGGACAACGAATACTGGCGTATGATTCCGTTTATTGCCGATTCCGTTACGGTAGATCAGGCTGATAACCCAAAGCAGGCGTTTGAAGCAGCCAAACAGTTTGGCCGCCTCGCCAATTACCTTTCGGGCGTCGACCTGAAGCCGTTTAAAGCTTCTATTCCAAACTTCCACAATCTTACCCTCCGTTACAGTGCTTTCCAGGAAGCCATCAGGAACGCGAAGGAGGACAGGAAGGAAGCAGCAGGAGAGATGATTGAAGATTTCCTCCGCTATTCCGACATCGCCGTCACTTATGAACAGCTGAAAACAAATCCCGAATTCAGGGACCATCTCATGCATTGCGATACTAAAATCAATAATGTATTGCTAAACAAGGATACCTACGAAGGAATCTGCGTGTGTGACCTGGATACACTGATGCCCGGGAAAATCATCTCCGACCTCGGTGATATGGTGCGTACCTACGTATGCCCCGTGTCTGAAGAAGAAAAGGATGTAAGCCAGATCATAATACGCGAGGAATACTTCGAAGCCCTCATGCAGGGGTATCTCGGGGAAATAGGCGGAACTTTAACAAAAGTGGAAAAAGAACAACTGTTCTTTGCCGGAAAGTTCATGATCTATATGCAAGGTATCCGGTTCCTCTCCGATTATCTCAATGGAGATGTTTATTACCCGGTTAAGTATGCGGATCATAACTATGACCGCGCCCTCAACCAATTGGTGCTGCTACAGCGCCTCATCGAAAAAGAAGCCACATTACAGGCCATCATCGACAAATGCCTGCATGTAAGCCAACAGGTTTAG
- a CDS encoding sugar phosphate nucleotidyltransferase — translation MQPTLLILAAGMASRYGSLKQIQEFGPSGETIIDYSIYDAIRAGFGKIVFIIRENFAEDFKTIFEPKLKGRVATDYVFQEMDAFVGNHTVPADRTKPWGTAHAILCAKDAINEPFAVINADDFYGADAFVKMAAFLNGECKADTYSVVGYELGKTVSEHGSVSRGVCEVNGQGNLSAIVERTKIYTDNNQIVYEEADGSKHPLSPATPVSMNFWGFHPSVFNLSQDLFNEFLDKSISNPKSEFFIPIVADEFIRRNIGQVRVLPTSAKWFGVTYKEDAPGVQSSLSALVKNGAYPDNLWK, via the coding sequence ATGCAACCGACTTTATTGATTTTGGCAGCCGGGATGGCTAGCCGATATGGCAGTTTAAAGCAGATCCAGGAATTTGGGCCAAGCGGTGAAACTATCATTGATTACTCTATTTACGACGCTATCCGCGCGGGTTTTGGGAAAATAGTGTTTATTATCCGCGAGAATTTTGCGGAAGATTTTAAGACCATCTTTGAGCCGAAGCTCAAAGGACGCGTAGCTACTGACTATGTATTCCAGGAAATGGATGCATTTGTTGGTAATCATACCGTGCCGGCAGACAGAACAAAACCATGGGGAACCGCACATGCGATCCTTTGCGCCAAAGACGCTATCAACGAGCCATTTGCAGTGATCAATGCAGATGATTTCTATGGCGCTGATGCGTTTGTAAAAATGGCTGCTTTCCTGAACGGGGAATGCAAGGCAGATACTTACAGCGTAGTTGGATATGAACTGGGCAAAACCGTTAGTGAGCACGGCTCCGTATCCCGCGGCGTATGCGAGGTAAACGGGCAGGGTAACCTGTCAGCTATTGTTGAAAGGACCAAAATATATACAGATAACAACCAGATCGTTTACGAGGAAGCAGACGGTAGCAAGCACCCACTTTCTCCTGCAACACCGGTGTCTATGAACTTCTGGGGTTTCCATCCCAGCGTATTTAACCTGAGCCAGGACCTGTTCAATGAATTCCTGGATAAAAGTATCAGCAATCCTAAATCTGAATTCTTTATTCCGATTGTAGCTGATGAGTTTATCCGTCGTAACATCGGACAGGTACGGGTATTACCTACCAGCGCAAAATGGTTTGGCGTTACATACAAAGAAGATGCACCCGGTGTGCAGTCCAGCTTGTCGGCTTTGGTAAAAAATGGAGCATATCCCGACAATTTATGGAAATAA